The Thioalkalivibrio sulfidiphilus HL-EbGr7 genome includes a window with the following:
- the miaA gene encoding tRNA (adenosine(37)-N6)-dimethylallyltransferase MiaA, whose amino-acid sequence MSPPAIFLMGPTASGKTDLAVELVRRLPCEIISVDSALVYRGMDIGTAKPGPEILAEAPHRLIDILDPAEAYSAARFREDALAAMAEIAAAGRVPLLVGGTMLYFRALEFGLDRLPEADPEVRAQIEAEAAASGWEAIHARLAAVDPPSAARIHPNDPQRLQRALEVYLLTGRPLSAFHGGADASTLPYRLLRLALIPADRAALRERIARRFDQMLELGLIHEVETLYRREDLNPSLPAIRAVGYRQAWAYLAGEMDFETMRSKAIIATGQLAKRQLTWLRSYPGIEVLEMEQLDPAAVVARVRAHLEAARAGAGP is encoded by the coding sequence ATGTCTCCCCCCGCCATCTTCCTCATGGGCCCCACCGCCTCCGGCAAGACCGACCTGGCGGTGGAGCTGGTGCGGCGCCTGCCCTGCGAGATCATCAGCGTGGATTCCGCCCTGGTGTACCGGGGCATGGACATCGGCACCGCCAAGCCGGGGCCGGAGATCCTGGCCGAGGCGCCCCATCGCCTGATCGACATCCTCGATCCCGCCGAGGCCTACTCGGCGGCGCGCTTCCGGGAGGATGCCCTGGCGGCCATGGCCGAGATCGCCGCGGCGGGCCGGGTGCCCCTGCTGGTGGGCGGCACCATGCTGTATTTCCGCGCCCTGGAGTTCGGCCTGGACCGGTTGCCCGAGGCGGACCCCGAGGTCCGCGCGCAGATCGAGGCTGAGGCGGCCGCCTCGGGCTGGGAGGCGATCCATGCCCGTCTCGCGGCGGTGGACCCGCCATCCGCCGCGCGCATCCACCCCAACGACCCCCAGCGCCTGCAGCGGGCCCTGGAGGTCTACCTGCTCACCGGCCGTCCCCTGTCCGCCTTCCACGGGGGTGCAGATGCATCGACGCTGCCCTACCGACTGCTGCGCCTTGCCCTGATCCCCGCCGACCGGGCGGCGCTTCGGGAACGGATTGCACGGCGTTTCGATCAAATGCTGGAACTGGGCTTGATTCACGAGGTCGAGACCTTATATCGGAGGGAGGATCTGAATCCCTCTCTGCCGGCCATCCGCGCCGTGGGTTACCGGCAGGCCTGGGCCTACCTGGCCGGCGAGATGGATTTCGAGACCATGCGCAGCAAGGCCATCATCGCCACCGGGCAGCTGGCCAAGCGGCAGCTCACCTGGCTGCGCAGCTACCCGGGCATCGAGGTCCTGGAGATGGAGCAGCTGGACCCCGCGGCCGTGGTGGCCCGGGTCCGGGCCCATCTGGAAGCGGCCCGGGCAGGCGCCGGGCCGTGA
- the mutL gene encoding DNA mismatch repair endonuclease MutL — MPLATAFKCPSPNSPPQLINQIAAGEVVERPASVVKELLENSLDAGARRIQVDVEQGGVRRIRIRDDGTGIPPDELSLALSRHATSKIASLEDLERVASLGFRGEALPSIASVSRLTLTSATPEADSGWTIQGDGGDRFEAPMPAAHPQGTTVDVKDLFFNVPARRKFLRAERTEFGHLEEVVRRIALSRFGVGFELTHNQKPGLRLPPASDEAGQLDRVAAICGEAFATQAVRIDHEAAGLRLSGWLGLPTYSRSQADLQYFYVNGRMVRDRLISHAVRQAYQDVLFHGRHPAFVLYLELDPALVDVNAHPAKHEVRFRESRLVHDFLFRSLHRVLAELRPGQAVAPARLETPGREPAAESRAGGDWGGAGWRPSQSGLGLRVAEVMETYASLHTPAAPAAMPMSPVMAFERQAEELPPLGYALAQLHGVYILAQNAEGLVLVDMHAAHERITYERLKRGYWGEGLKSQPLLVPATLNVSAREADRVETDAEAFSRFGFELERIGPEQLRVRAVPTLLARADTETLVRDVLADLLAHGESSRVEETVNELLAGMACHGSVRANRQLTVPEMNALLRDMEATERSGQCNHGRPTWVQLSMGQLDKLFMRGQ; from the coding sequence TTGCCACTTGCCACTGCCTTTAAATGTCCATCTCCCAACTCCCCCCCCCAGCTCATCAACCAGATCGCCGCCGGCGAGGTGGTGGAGCGTCCGGCCTCGGTGGTCAAGGAACTGCTGGAGAACAGCCTGGACGCCGGCGCCCGGCGCATCCAGGTGGACGTGGAGCAGGGCGGGGTGCGGCGCATCCGCATCCGCGATGACGGCACGGGCATCCCGCCGGATGAACTCTCCCTGGCCCTGTCGCGCCACGCCACCAGCAAGATCGCGAGCCTCGAGGACCTGGAGCGGGTGGCGAGCCTGGGGTTTCGCGGCGAGGCCCTGCCGAGCATCGCCTCGGTCTCGCGCCTGACGCTCACCTCGGCCACCCCGGAGGCGGACAGCGGCTGGACCATCCAGGGCGACGGCGGCGACCGCTTCGAGGCGCCCATGCCCGCGGCCCATCCCCAGGGCACCACCGTGGACGTGAAGGACCTGTTCTTCAACGTGCCGGCGCGGCGCAAGTTCCTGCGCGCCGAGCGCACCGAGTTCGGCCACCTGGAGGAGGTGGTGCGGCGCATCGCCCTGTCCCGCTTCGGCGTGGGCTTCGAGCTGACCCACAACCAGAAACCGGGCCTGCGCCTGCCGCCGGCCAGCGACGAGGCGGGCCAGCTGGATCGGGTGGCGGCCATCTGCGGCGAGGCCTTCGCCACCCAGGCGGTGCGCATCGACCACGAGGCGGCGGGGCTGCGCCTGTCCGGCTGGCTGGGCCTGCCCACCTATTCCCGCAGCCAGGCGGACCTGCAGTACTTCTATGTGAACGGGCGCATGGTGCGCGACCGGCTCATCAGCCACGCGGTGCGCCAGGCCTACCAGGACGTGCTGTTCCACGGCCGTCACCCCGCCTTCGTGCTGTACCTGGAGCTGGATCCGGCCCTGGTGGACGTCAATGCCCACCCGGCCAAGCACGAGGTGCGCTTCCGGGAATCGCGCCTGGTGCACGACTTCCTGTTCCGCAGCCTGCACCGGGTGCTGGCGGAGCTGCGCCCGGGCCAGGCGGTGGCACCGGCGCGGCTTGAAACCCCCGGGCGGGAGCCGGCTGCGGAGTCACGTGCCGGGGGTGACTGGGGCGGAGCAGGCTGGCGCCCCAGCCAGTCCGGGCTCGGCCTGCGGGTGGCCGAGGTGATGGAGACCTATGCGAGCCTGCACACGCCTGCCGCGCCGGCGGCCATGCCGATGTCCCCGGTCATGGCGTTCGAGCGGCAGGCCGAGGAACTGCCGCCCCTCGGCTATGCCCTGGCGCAGCTGCACGGGGTCTACATCCTGGCCCAGAACGCCGAGGGCCTGGTGCTGGTCGACATGCATGCCGCCCACGAGCGCATCACCTACGAGCGTCTCAAGCGCGGCTACTGGGGCGAGGGGCTCAAGTCCCAGCCCCTGCTGGTACCGGCCACCCTGAACGTGAGTGCGCGCGAGGCGGACCGGGTGGAGACCGATGCCGAGGCCTTCAGCCGCTTCGGCTTCGAACTGGAGCGCATCGGACCCGAGCAGCTGCGGGTGCGCGCCGTGCCCACCCTGCTGGCCCGGGCCGACACCGAGACCCTGGTGCGCGACGTGCTCGCCGACCTGCTCGCCCACGGCGAGTCCAGCCGGGTGGAGGAGACCGTCAACGAGCTTCTGGCGGGCATGGCCTGCCACGGTTCCGTGCGCGCCAACCGCCAGCTCACCGTGCCGGAGATGAACGCCCTGCTGCGGGACATGGAGGCCACCGAGCGCAGCGGCCAGTGCAACCACGGCCGCCCCACCTGGGTGCAGTTGAGTATGGGGCAGTTAGATAAGCTGTTCATGCGCGGACAGTGA
- the hfq gene encoding RNA chaperone Hfq, which translates to MSKGQTLQEPFLNALRKERIPVSIYLVNGIKLQGQIDSFDQFVVLLKNTVSQMVYKHAISTIVPSRPVKLAMPEDMQPED; encoded by the coding sequence ATGTCAAAAGGGCAGACCTTACAAGAACCCTTCCTCAACGCGCTGCGCAAGGAGCGGATCCCGGTGTCCATCTACCTGGTCAACGGCATCAAGCTGCAGGGCCAGATCGATTCCTTCGACCAGTTCGTGGTGCTGCTGAAGAACACCGTCAGCCAGATGGTCTACAAGCACGCCATCTCCACCATCGTGCCCTCCCGGCCGGTGAAACTGGCCATGCCCGAGGACATGCAGCCGGAAGACTGA